One window of the Magnolia sinica isolate HGM2019 chromosome 19, MsV1, whole genome shotgun sequence genome contains the following:
- the LOC131235163 gene encoding cellulose synthase-like protein H1 isoform X2 yields MANPISLPLQEKLPRNNIIRRVADILILFLLISLLLYRLLNLNGHSFVWQLALLCETCFTFIWILNTSTRWNFVDYKTYPDRFLKRFEELPALDMFVTTADSSIEPPIKTMNTVISLLAVDYPANKLACYVSDDGGSIITFYALIEASKFAKLWVPFCKKYSVGVRAPFMYFSKEPETVAGDSSDFLNDWRKMKDDYEELSQKISEAAQKSIPCNLNNEFMDFYEIERGNHASIVKVIWENKDNDPNGLPHIIYVSREKRPKHHHNFKAGALNVLMRISGIMTNAPFILNVDCDMFTNNPQVVLHAMCLLFGFEKERESGFVQFRQEFYDCHKDDPFGTSLIVLAQLLLDGMAGIQGPLYAGTGCFHRRKVIYGGLPPDDEEIKKANLNSMKDLQRRFGYSKEFVESVTTIMLGTSEEKLNMRDLSSALKAANEVSGCQYEFNTSWGQEVGLVYGSTNEDVITGMKIHGRGWESKYCTPKPPVFLGCTATGGPSCMTQNKRWATGLLQILIGKHSPLIVTFTTKLRFRQCLAYMIPTIWALRSLPELCYSLLVAFCLLTNTTFLPKVSEPAILIPIALFAVYNIYTLVEYRSFGYSFRGWWNNQRMSRITTVSAWLFGALGFCLDLLGISPAVFEVTRKDENTHDSNLDSDPGRFTFDSSPIFVPGVTLVFVHTTALVVGLLRLQPARPVFGASGSGLGEILCSLWVLLSFLPFVKGLFRKGSYGIPWSVILKAAILALFFVRLCVQGLEPSKLNY; encoded by the exons ATGGCTAATcccatctctcttcctctccaagAGAAACTCCCTCGTAATAATATTATAAGGCGAGTTGCCGATATTCTCATCTTATTCCTCCTCATCTCTCTCCTCCTATATCGCCTCCTTAACCTTAACGGTCATAGCTTCGTTTGGCAACTCGCTTTACTCTGCGAGACCTGTTTCACCTTCATCTGGATCTTGAACACGAGCACCAGATGGAACTTTGTCGATTACAAAACATACCCAGACCGCTTCTTAAAGAG GTTCGAAGAACTTCCTGCTTTGGACATGTTTGTTACGACTGCAGACAGCTCGATCGAGCCACCCATCAAAACCATGAATACTGTGATTTCATTGTTGGCTGTTGATTATCCTGCCAACAAGCTGGCTTGCTATGTTTCGGATGATGGTGGGTCGATCATCACCTTCTATGCTTTGATCGAAGCTTCCAAGTTTGCCAAGTTATGGGTTCCTTTTTGTAAGAAATACAGTGTTGGAGTGAGAGCTCCATTCATGTATTTCTCAAAGGAACCTGAAACAGTCGCAGGAGATTCATCGGATTTTTTGAACGATTGGCGGAAAATGAAG GATGATTATGAAGAACTAAGTCAAAAAATTTCAGAGGCAGCTCAAAAATCCATCCCATGTAATCTAAACAACGAGTTCATGGATTTCTATGAAATTGAACGTGGAAATCATGCGAGTATAGTAAAG GTGATATGGGAAAACAAAGACAATGATCCAAATGGGTTGCCACATATTATTTATGTTTCAAGAGAGAAGAGGCCAAAGCACCATCACAATTTCAAAGCAGGGGCGTTGAATGTTTTG ATGAGAATCTCGGGAATAATGACAAATGCCCCATTTATATTGAACGTGGACTGTGACATGTTTACTAACAACCCACAAGTGGTCCTTCATGCAATGTGCCttttgtttggatttgagaaagaaagagagagcggGTTTGTGCAATTCCGACAAGAATTTTATGACTGTCATAAGGATGATCCGTTTGGAACAAGTCTTATAGTCTTAGCGCAA CTTTTGTTGGATGGGATGGCTGGAATTCAAGGCCCACTGTATGCTGGGACAGGATGCTTTCATAGAAGAAAAGTCATCTATGGTGGGCTTCCACCTGATGATGAAGAAATTAAAAAGGCAAATCTTAATTCAATGAAAG ATCTACAAAGAAGGTTTGGATATTCAAAAGAGTTTGTAGAATCGGTTACTACAATAATGTTGGGTACAAGTGAAGAAAAGCTTAACATGCGTGATCTTTCTAGTGCCCTTAAGGCGGCTAATGAGGTCTCTGGATGCCAGTACGAATTCAATACTAGTTGGGGTCAAGAG GTGGGCCTAGTGTACGGATCCACAAATGAAGATGTCATCACAGGAATGAAAATACACGGCAGGGGTTGGGAGTCAAAGTACTGTACTCCAAAGCCACCAGTGTTTCTTGGGTGTACAGCCACAGGTGGGCCCTCTTGCATGACCCAGAACAAGAGGTGGGCCACTGGCCTTCTACAAATTCTCATCGGGAAGCACAGTCCATTGATTGTCACTTTCACCACGAAGCTACGGTTCCGACAGTGTTTGGCGTACATGATCCCAACCATATGGGCCCTCCGCTCACTCCCGGAATTATGCTACTCTCTCCTGGTGGCCTTTTGTCTGCTCACCAACACAACTTTCCTTCCTAAG GTATCAGAACCTGCAATATTGATCCCCATTGCCCTTTTCGCCGTTTACAACATATATACTCTGGTAGAATACCGCAGTTTTGGTTATTCCTTTCGTGGATGGTGGAACAATCAGAGAATGTCAAGAATAACCACCGTGTCTGCTTGGTTGTTCGGTGCCTTAGGCTTCTGTCTCGATCTCCTGGGCATATCACCAGCTGTCTTTGAGGTTACAAGAAAAGATGAAAATACCCACGACTCTAATCTCGACAGCGACCCTGGACGGTTCACCTTCGACTCTTCTCCAATCTTCGTGCCCGGAGTGACTCTCGTGTTTGTGCACACAACGGCACTTGTGGTGGGCTTGCTACGGTTGCAACCAGCACGACCCGTCTTTGGTGCATCTGGGTCCGGGCTTGGGGAGATACTCTGTAGCTTGTGGGTGCTGCTCAGCTTCTTGCCTTTTGTGAAGGGGCTTTTCCGGAAAGGAAGTTATGGGATTCCCTGGTCAGTCATACTCAAAGCAGCCATTTTGGCACTATTCTTTGTGCGACTTTGTGTGCAAGGGTTAGAGCCTTCTAAGCTAAATTACTAA
- the LOC131235163 gene encoding cellulose synthase-like protein H1 isoform X1 — MANPISLPLQEKLPRNNIIRRVADILILFLLISLLLYRLLNLNGHSFVWQLALLCETCFTFIWILNTSTRWNFVDYKTYPDRFLKRFEELPALDMFVTTADSSIEPPIKTMNTVISLLAVDYPANKLACYVSDDGGSIITFYALIEASKFAKLWVPFCKKYSVGVRAPFMYFSKEPETVAGDSSDFLNDWRKMKDDYEELSQKISEAAQKSIPCNLNNEFMDFYEIERGNHASIVKVIWENKDNDPNGLPHIIYVSREKRPKHHHNFKAGALNVLMRISGIMTNAPFILNVDCDMFTNNPQVVLHAMCLLFGFEKERESGFVQFRQEFYDCHKDDPFGTSLIVLAQLLLDGMAGIQGPLYAGTGCFHRRKVIYGGLPPDDEEIKKANLNSMKEDLQRRFGYSKEFVESVTTIMLGTSEEKLNMRDLSSALKAANEVSGCQYEFNTSWGQEVGLVYGSTNEDVITGMKIHGRGWESKYCTPKPPVFLGCTATGGPSCMTQNKRWATGLLQILIGKHSPLIVTFTTKLRFRQCLAYMIPTIWALRSLPELCYSLLVAFCLLTNTTFLPKVSEPAILIPIALFAVYNIYTLVEYRSFGYSFRGWWNNQRMSRITTVSAWLFGALGFCLDLLGISPAVFEVTRKDENTHDSNLDSDPGRFTFDSSPIFVPGVTLVFVHTTALVVGLLRLQPARPVFGASGSGLGEILCSLWVLLSFLPFVKGLFRKGSYGIPWSVILKAAILALFFVRLCVQGLEPSKLNY; from the exons ATGGCTAATcccatctctcttcctctccaagAGAAACTCCCTCGTAATAATATTATAAGGCGAGTTGCCGATATTCTCATCTTATTCCTCCTCATCTCTCTCCTCCTATATCGCCTCCTTAACCTTAACGGTCATAGCTTCGTTTGGCAACTCGCTTTACTCTGCGAGACCTGTTTCACCTTCATCTGGATCTTGAACACGAGCACCAGATGGAACTTTGTCGATTACAAAACATACCCAGACCGCTTCTTAAAGAG GTTCGAAGAACTTCCTGCTTTGGACATGTTTGTTACGACTGCAGACAGCTCGATCGAGCCACCCATCAAAACCATGAATACTGTGATTTCATTGTTGGCTGTTGATTATCCTGCCAACAAGCTGGCTTGCTATGTTTCGGATGATGGTGGGTCGATCATCACCTTCTATGCTTTGATCGAAGCTTCCAAGTTTGCCAAGTTATGGGTTCCTTTTTGTAAGAAATACAGTGTTGGAGTGAGAGCTCCATTCATGTATTTCTCAAAGGAACCTGAAACAGTCGCAGGAGATTCATCGGATTTTTTGAACGATTGGCGGAAAATGAAG GATGATTATGAAGAACTAAGTCAAAAAATTTCAGAGGCAGCTCAAAAATCCATCCCATGTAATCTAAACAACGAGTTCATGGATTTCTATGAAATTGAACGTGGAAATCATGCGAGTATAGTAAAG GTGATATGGGAAAACAAAGACAATGATCCAAATGGGTTGCCACATATTATTTATGTTTCAAGAGAGAAGAGGCCAAAGCACCATCACAATTTCAAAGCAGGGGCGTTGAATGTTTTG ATGAGAATCTCGGGAATAATGACAAATGCCCCATTTATATTGAACGTGGACTGTGACATGTTTACTAACAACCCACAAGTGGTCCTTCATGCAATGTGCCttttgtttggatttgagaaagaaagagagagcggGTTTGTGCAATTCCGACAAGAATTTTATGACTGTCATAAGGATGATCCGTTTGGAACAAGTCTTATAGTCTTAGCGCAA CTTTTGTTGGATGGGATGGCTGGAATTCAAGGCCCACTGTATGCTGGGACAGGATGCTTTCATAGAAGAAAAGTCATCTATGGTGGGCTTCCACCTGATGATGAAGAAATTAAAAAGGCAAATCTTAATTCAATGAAAG AAGATCTACAAAGAAGGTTTGGATATTCAAAAGAGTTTGTAGAATCGGTTACTACAATAATGTTGGGTACAAGTGAAGAAAAGCTTAACATGCGTGATCTTTCTAGTGCCCTTAAGGCGGCTAATGAGGTCTCTGGATGCCAGTACGAATTCAATACTAGTTGGGGTCAAGAG GTGGGCCTAGTGTACGGATCCACAAATGAAGATGTCATCACAGGAATGAAAATACACGGCAGGGGTTGGGAGTCAAAGTACTGTACTCCAAAGCCACCAGTGTTTCTTGGGTGTACAGCCACAGGTGGGCCCTCTTGCATGACCCAGAACAAGAGGTGGGCCACTGGCCTTCTACAAATTCTCATCGGGAAGCACAGTCCATTGATTGTCACTTTCACCACGAAGCTACGGTTCCGACAGTGTTTGGCGTACATGATCCCAACCATATGGGCCCTCCGCTCACTCCCGGAATTATGCTACTCTCTCCTGGTGGCCTTTTGTCTGCTCACCAACACAACTTTCCTTCCTAAG GTATCAGAACCTGCAATATTGATCCCCATTGCCCTTTTCGCCGTTTACAACATATATACTCTGGTAGAATACCGCAGTTTTGGTTATTCCTTTCGTGGATGGTGGAACAATCAGAGAATGTCAAGAATAACCACCGTGTCTGCTTGGTTGTTCGGTGCCTTAGGCTTCTGTCTCGATCTCCTGGGCATATCACCAGCTGTCTTTGAGGTTACAAGAAAAGATGAAAATACCCACGACTCTAATCTCGACAGCGACCCTGGACGGTTCACCTTCGACTCTTCTCCAATCTTCGTGCCCGGAGTGACTCTCGTGTTTGTGCACACAACGGCACTTGTGGTGGGCTTGCTACGGTTGCAACCAGCACGACCCGTCTTTGGTGCATCTGGGTCCGGGCTTGGGGAGATACTCTGTAGCTTGTGGGTGCTGCTCAGCTTCTTGCCTTTTGTGAAGGGGCTTTTCCGGAAAGGAAGTTATGGGATTCCCTGGTCAGTCATACTCAAAGCAGCCATTTTGGCACTATTCTTTGTGCGACTTTGTGTGCAAGGGTTAGAGCCTTCTAAGCTAAATTACTAA